A window of Lacibacter sediminis contains these coding sequences:
- a CDS encoding endonuclease/exonuclease/phosphatase family protein, translated as MRLITWNCQGAFRKKANVILLEQPDILVIPECEHPDKISFDTTTIKPNNILWFGDNKHKGLGIFSFNNYKLKLLDQHNADIKIISPISVTGGQLDFTLFAIWANNRNDPDGQYVEQIWKAIKHYDQLLSSGPTILTGDFNSNKIWDRPKRIGNHSAVVDKLTEKNIHSVYHKYQKQEQGKESHPTFYLQRKKEKPYHIDYCFASEDLYNKVESFEIGSYENWITHSDHTPLIISFNI; from the coding sequence ATGAGATTAATAACCTGGAATTGTCAAGGAGCTTTTAGAAAAAAAGCAAACGTCATTTTGCTTGAACAACCAGACATTTTAGTTATTCCGGAATGTGAGCATCCCGACAAAATATCTTTCGATACTACAACCATAAAGCCTAACAACATACTCTGGTTTGGCGACAATAAACACAAAGGGCTTGGTATTTTCTCTTTCAACAATTATAAGTTGAAACTTCTTGACCAGCATAACGCTGATATAAAGATTATTTCGCCAATATCTGTTACTGGCGGCCAACTTGATTTTACACTTTTCGCCATTTGGGCGAACAACCGCAACGACCCGGATGGACAATACGTAGAGCAAATTTGGAAAGCAATCAAGCATTATGACCAACTATTAAGCAGTGGGCCAACCATATTAACTGGCGATTTCAACAGCAACAAAATCTGGGACAGGCCAAAAAGAATTGGCAATCATTCAGCAGTGGTTGATAAGTTAACCGAAAAGAACATCCACAGCGTTTATCATAAGTATCAAAAACAGGAACAGGGAAAAGAAAGTCATCCAACTTTTTACCTGCAACGAAAAAAGGAAAAACCTTATCATATCGATTATTGTTTTGCTTCTGAAGACCTTTATAACAAAGTGGAAAGCTTCGAGATCGGGTCATATGAAAACTGGATAACTCATAGCGACCATACTCCGCTAATTATCAGTTTCAATATTTAA
- a CDS encoding glycoside hydrolase family 130 protein — MNKVFIFLFTILLCGCTEQPKQTATTTNSWAMLNFVKVDSLNPILQPDSSQQFTCPLSKQTVNWEERNVLNPSAVVKDGKVYLLYRAQDRQMTSRLGLAVSDDGLHFTKLPQPVFFPDNDSMKIYEWKGGVEDPRVVESEDGTYILTYTSYDGKTARLCLATSKDLRSWTKHGLVLNDEKHKDVWSKSGAIVAKQNGEKIVATKINGKYWMYFGDTDLFMASSDDLIHWTVAENEESKKMITVLHPRMGYFDSRLVEPGPYALLQNDGILLIYNGSNAANFSDSGMPKFTYAAGQALFDKEEPWKLISRTDSNFIRPDKDYERVGEVNEVCFVEGLVYFKNKWFLYYGTADSKIAVAVRE; from the coding sequence ATGAACAAGGTTTTCATTTTCCTTTTCACTATTCTTCTATGCGGTTGTACTGAACAACCAAAACAAACAGCAACAACAACTAACAGTTGGGCAATGCTCAACTTTGTAAAAGTGGATAGTCTCAATCCTATTCTGCAACCTGATTCGTCGCAGCAATTTACTTGTCCCTTGAGTAAACAAACGGTGAACTGGGAAGAACGCAATGTACTCAACCCATCAGCCGTTGTAAAAGATGGTAAAGTGTATTTGCTCTACCGTGCACAGGACAGGCAGATGACTTCACGCCTTGGTCTTGCAGTGAGTGATGATGGTTTACATTTCACCAAACTGCCGCAACCCGTTTTCTTTCCCGATAATGACAGCATGAAAATTTATGAATGGAAAGGTGGTGTGGAAGATCCACGTGTGGTGGAAAGCGAAGACGGCACTTATATTCTTACTTATACTTCTTACGATGGTAAAACAGCCAGACTTTGTTTGGCTACTTCTAAAGATCTGCGAAGCTGGACCAAACATGGTTTGGTATTAAATGATGAGAAACATAAAGATGTGTGGTCGAAGTCGGGGGCCATTGTTGCCAAACAAAATGGGGAGAAGATCGTTGCGACAAAGATCAATGGGAAGTACTGGATGTATTTTGGCGATACAGATCTGTTCATGGCATCGTCTGATGATTTGATTCACTGGACCGTTGCTGAAAATGAAGAAAGCAAAAAGATGATCACGGTGTTACATCCACGTATGGGTTATTTCGACAGCCGGTTGGTAGAACCCGGTCCGTATGCGTTGCTGCAGAACGATGGCATTCTGTTGATTTATAATGGAAGTAATGCAGCCAACTTCAGCGACAGCGGTATGCCGAAGTTTACTTATGCTGCCGGTCAGGCATTGTTTGATAAAGAGGAACCGTGGAAACTCATCAGTCGAACTGATTCAAATTTCATTCGTCCTGATAAAGATTATGAGCGTGTGGGCGAAGTGAATGAAGTGTGCTTTGTAGAAGGCCTGGTTTATTTTAAGAACAAATGGTTTTTGTATTATGGAACGGCTGATTCAAAGATTGCTGTGGCGGTGAGAGAATGA
- a CDS encoding VIT1/CCC1 transporter family protein produces the protein MNQKNIQTEIDAAFLYNKLAIHEDDPVIANVFRQMSEIENSHAVAFAAKEKIDTSLLPKPSWRAKTLNLIGKVFGYDYVLGTLMDTEKSISNAIVQTKKKNKEVLTGSETTHVKILRSILEKEVEVSGKQISRFEKRHRSVGGNAIRAAVLGGNDGLVSNFSLVMGIAGATQGQQGVLLAGLAGLLAGALSMALGEWISVKSSQELYENQMQLEMEELEVNPEGEKKEIALIYMAKGIDEQKAYVLADELMKDKTQAHDLLVKEELGIDADELKGSAVEAAVYSFILFAIGAIIPVAPFMFASGAAAIGISVAVSALGLFLIGAAITLFTGRNVWFSGFRQVLFGLLAAAITFGIGKLIGVSIAG, from the coding sequence ATGAACCAGAAAAATATTCAAACCGAAATAGATGCCGCTTTTCTCTACAATAAACTGGCAATTCATGAAGATGATCCGGTTATTGCCAATGTATTCAGGCAAATGAGTGAAATTGAAAACAGTCATGCAGTTGCATTTGCTGCAAAAGAAAAGATCGACACTTCACTTCTTCCCAAACCATCGTGGCGGGCAAAAACCTTAAACCTCATCGGTAAAGTATTTGGATATGATTATGTGTTGGGTACATTGATGGATACAGAGAAAAGTATTTCGAATGCAATCGTTCAAACCAAAAAGAAAAATAAAGAAGTCCTTACCGGAAGCGAAACAACGCATGTAAAAATCCTTCGTTCCATTTTAGAAAAAGAAGTGGAAGTATCGGGTAAACAAATTTCACGCTTTGAAAAACGACACCGTTCTGTTGGTGGCAATGCCATTCGTGCAGCTGTGTTGGGTGGTAATGACGGATTGGTGTCCAACTTCAGTTTGGTAATGGGCATTGCAGGTGCCACACAAGGTCAGCAGGGAGTTTTATTAGCTGGTCTTGCAGGGTTATTGGCTGGGGCCTTATCCATGGCATTGGGCGAATGGATCTCTGTAAAAAGTTCGCAGGAGTTATACGAGAACCAGATGCAACTGGAGATGGAAGAGCTGGAAGTAAATCCTGAAGGAGAGAAAAAAGAAATTGCCTTGATCTATATGGCCAAAGGAATTGATGAACAGAAAGCTTATGTTCTTGCCGATGAATTAATGAAAGATAAAACGCAGGCACACGATCTGTTGGTGAAAGAAGAACTGGGAATTGATGCAGACGAATTAAAAGGATCGGCTGTTGAAGCGGCTGTATATTCTTTCATTCTATTTGCCATTGGCGCCATTATACCTGTTGCACCATTTATGTTCGCCAGCGGTGCTGCCGCCATTGGCATAAGTGTTGCGGTGAGTGCATTAGGTTTATTCCTGATCGGCGCTGCTATTACTTTGTTCACCGGAAGAAATGTTTGGTTCTCGGGTTTCAGACAGGTGTTATTTGGTTTACTTGCTGCAGCTATCACCTTTGGCATTGGTAAGTTGATCGGCGTATCTATTGCAGGATAA
- a CDS encoding sterol desaturase family protein — MNVYALLSPLAILLLLLEIVYCVKKKNGYYSFQDTVANLATGIGNQCINLAVLFFVYHFYGWLYNNVAPWKIPATWYSLLILLLLQDFIFYWFHRVGHTINIFWAAHMPHHSSEEMNLSVGLRASFTQRMFQFLFFDWILAVIGYSPEMIYSMAAVHLFLAYWHHTRLIKKMGILEKIFVTPSHHRVHHGVNTQYLDKNFSEFLIIWDKIFGSFEEEKEEVCYGVTHPPRTWDPIYINIQYWKQLWDDAVAADSWWDKIRIWFMPLGWRPKNVGQAFPRVGYTRESQVKFSSKQFRNTKPYIIAQIAAGLVYMFITINLTMPLTITERLIMTAGIFMMTIGWGGILRAKKWAVALEMFRLLYMLVTLIAILNAHGMAEWIGWQMIAGLIFVGASVLWMGFFFKSHALEGEAIPVHPELHVSA, encoded by the coding sequence ATGAATGTATATGCACTTTTATCACCGCTGGCAATACTGTTGCTCTTACTGGAAATTGTGTATTGTGTGAAGAAGAAAAACGGTTACTACAGTTTCCAGGATACTGTTGCCAATCTTGCAACCGGCATCGGCAACCAATGTATCAATCTTGCTGTTCTGTTTTTTGTGTATCACTTTTACGGATGGCTGTACAATAATGTGGCGCCGTGGAAAATTCCTGCTACATGGTACAGCTTGCTGATACTTCTTCTGCTGCAGGATTTTATTTTCTATTGGTTCCACCGGGTGGGGCATACCATTAATATTTTCTGGGCGGCACATATGCCCCATCATTCATCAGAAGAAATGAATTTGTCGGTAGGCTTGCGTGCCAGTTTTACCCAACGTATGTTCCAGTTTTTATTCTTCGATTGGATACTCGCAGTGATTGGCTATTCTCCTGAGATGATCTATTCTATGGCAGCAGTGCATTTGTTTCTTGCTTACTGGCATCATACCCGTCTGATTAAGAAAATGGGAATTCTTGAAAAGATATTTGTAACACCTTCACATCATCGTGTACATCATGGTGTCAACACGCAATATCTTGATAAGAATTTTTCGGAATTCCTCATCATCTGGGATAAGATCTTCGGTTCGTTTGAAGAAGAAAAAGAAGAAGTATGTTATGGTGTTACACATCCGCCACGCACCTGGGACCCGATCTATATCAATATTCAATATTGGAAACAATTGTGGGATGATGCTGTTGCTGCCGACAGTTGGTGGGACAAGATCCGCATCTGGTTTATGCCATTAGGCTGGCGGCCAAAAAATGTGGGACAGGCTTTTCCAAGAGTTGGCTACACAAGAGAGAGCCAGGTGAAATTCTCCAGCAAGCAATTCCGTAATACAAAACCCTACATCATTGCACAAATTGCAGCGGGTTTAGTTTACATGTTCATCACCATTAACCTCACCATGCCTTTGACCATTACTGAACGGTTGATCATGACTGCCGGAATTTTTATGATGACGATCGGCTGGGGCGGTATTCTTCGTGCAAAAAAATGGGCGGTGGCACTCGAGATGTTCCGCTTATTGTATATGCTTGTTACACTCATTGCCATTCTTAATGCACATGGTATGGCTGAGTGGATCGGTTGGCAAATGATCGCCGGTTTAATATTTGTGGGAGCATCGGTTTTATGGATGGGCTTTTTCTTCAAATCACATGCGTTGGAAGGTGAGGCAATACCTGTACATCCTGAATTACATGTATCAGCCTGA
- a CDS encoding tetratricopeptide repeat protein: MNKLFQGLTRAVFYLFLLQLTACKGTSTAPSKEEISEIDLKRGNVVLCGPADEQFGTVEFITSCSPKTKKDFDLAIALLHSFEYDEAEKVFAKVIEEEPTCAMAYWGVAMSNYHQVWPSPPTEAELKKGTKAILIAQALKNKSKKETDYIDAMALFYKDWNTIDHRSRTLFFEKEMEKLYTSYPADKEVAAFYALSLVGAADPADKTYTKQRKAGTILTALYPNEPNHPGIVHYIIHTYDYPELASLALPAARKYASIAPSSAHAQHMPSHIFTRLGLWAECIQSNLISTSSAKCYAETAGIKGHWDEELHGMDYLVYAYLQRGENNLAKQQCEYLKTITEVYPVNFKDAYAFAAIPSRYYLENKLWKEAAGMEMHPIDFPWQKFPWQKAITHFTRLMGAVHINKLDAAKTELKNLDSMRQLLIAEKDMYKANQVLIQLKTGEAWILFKEGKTNEALVQITAAVELEDKTGKSPVTPGEIIPARESMADMLLQMNKPKEAMAAYEANLKTHPNRFNALYGAGLASELSGDKEKANHYYSLLITTSNSPNSNRPEIEKAKSFLKNDVIAMRK; encoded by the coding sequence ATGAATAAATTATTTCAAGGTCTTACAAGAGCTGTATTTTATTTATTCCTGTTACAGCTTACCGCATGTAAAGGAACAAGTACAGCTCCATCAAAAGAAGAAATCAGTGAGATCGATCTTAAACGTGGAAATGTTGTGCTGTGTGGACCTGCCGATGAGCAATTCGGCACTGTTGAATTTATCACTTCGTGTTCCCCAAAAACCAAAAAAGACTTTGACCTGGCGATTGCCTTATTGCATTCGTTTGAGTATGATGAAGCGGAAAAAGTATTTGCAAAAGTGATTGAAGAAGAACCAACATGCGCCATGGCTTATTGGGGAGTTGCCATGAGTAATTATCACCAGGTATGGCCATCGCCGCCAACTGAAGCTGAGCTGAAGAAAGGAACAAAAGCCATCTTGATTGCACAAGCTTTAAAGAATAAATCAAAAAAAGAAACAGATTACATTGATGCGATGGCATTGTTCTACAAAGACTGGAATACGATCGATCATCGTAGCAGAACACTCTTTTTTGAAAAAGAAATGGAAAAGCTTTATACGAGCTACCCTGCAGATAAAGAAGTTGCTGCGTTTTACGCCCTGTCACTTGTAGGCGCCGCAGATCCTGCTGATAAAACATATACCAAACAACGGAAAGCAGGAACCATCTTAACGGCTCTTTATCCGAATGAACCTAATCATCCCGGGATTGTGCATTACATTATTCACACGTATGATTATCCCGAGCTTGCGTCGCTTGCATTGCCTGCTGCAAGAAAATATGCATCTATTGCTCCATCATCAGCACATGCACAACATATGCCTTCGCATATTTTTACACGTCTTGGTCTTTGGGCTGAATGTATACAATCAAATCTTATTTCAACTTCGTCTGCAAAATGTTATGCGGAAACGGCTGGCATCAAAGGTCATTGGGATGAAGAACTGCATGGCATGGATTATCTTGTGTATGCTTATCTGCAACGGGGAGAAAATAATTTAGCTAAACAGCAATGTGAGTATTTGAAGACTATAACAGAAGTATATCCTGTTAATTTTAAAGATGCTTATGCATTTGCAGCTATTCCCTCCCGCTATTATCTCGAAAATAAATTATGGAAAGAAGCGGCGGGCATGGAAATGCACCCAATTGATTTTCCATGGCAAAAATTTCCGTGGCAAAAAGCGATCACCCATTTTACACGGTTGATGGGGGCTGTTCATATAAACAAACTTGATGCAGCAAAAACTGAATTGAAAAATCTGGACAGTATGCGTCAATTATTGATCGCTGAAAAAGACATGTACAAAGCCAATCAGGTGTTGATACAATTAAAAACAGGCGAAGCGTGGATACTTTTTAAAGAAGGAAAAACAAACGAAGCCTTAGTTCAAATTACAGCTGCTGTTGAATTGGAAGATAAAACAGGAAAAAGTCCTGTTACTCCCGGAGAAATTATTCCTGCACGTGAATCAATGGCTGATATGTTATTGCAGATGAATAAACCAAAAGAAGCAATGGCAGCCTACGAAGCAAATTTGAAAACTCATCCAAACAGGTTTAATGCTTTATATGGTGCCGGATTAGCCAGCGAACTCTCTGGCGATAAAGAGAAAGCAAACCATTATTACAGTCTGCTGATCACAACATCTAATTCTCCAAACAGTAACAGACCTGAGATTGAAAAAGCTAAATCATTTTTAAAGAACGATGTCATCGCTATGCGAAAGTAA
- a CDS encoding RDD family protein yields MENTDSIFSDIQNSETEASYFQRLLASLIDFAVEIFIVFSIYIIIPKEIILGLIGSNTYTSYFLIFFILFLYRFICIIIFQKTIGMMLCRLKYLNGDLEPLSIKQKLIAVFIPRTQSVKYYKIN; encoded by the coding sequence ATGGAGAACACCGATTCAATATTCTCTGACATACAAAATTCTGAAACAGAGGCTTCTTATTTTCAAAGATTACTGGCCAGTTTAATTGACTTTGCTGTTGAAATTTTTATAGTTTTTTCTATTTATATAATTATACCAAAAGAAATCATCTTAGGATTAATAGGCTCTAATACTTACACCAGTTACTTTTTAATCTTTTTTATACTATTCCTATACAGATTCATTTGCATTATAATCTTCCAGAAAACAATTGGCATGATGCTGTGCCGTTTAAAATATCTAAACGGTGACCTGGAACCATTGTCTATAAAGCAAAAATTAATAGCTGTGTTTATACCCCGAACACAATCGGTTAAATATTACAAAATCAATTAA